The Pontibacter sp. SGAir0037 DNA segment CTTAAGTCACCCTTATCGCGGGCTTCTGCCAACTGACGTGCCACATCTGCGCGGCCTTTGGTTTTGAGCTCGGCCAGTTCTTCTTTCAGTTTTTGTAAACCTTCTGCCGTGTAATAAGAAATCTTGCTCATAGTTTGTCTTTACGTTTAAAACACAAAAACAAAAAGAACGGTTATGGCCTGCATAACCGTTCTTTTTGCTCAAATATGTTGATTTTATTTAATTTTCTCTTCTTAAAGCAGATAAAGCCTTCTCTCCTCTGCCTTACTATACCATAAACTGGTAATTAAGTTAAAACCCATAGCACTCTCTTCAAGAGGCGATGGTTGCAAATATACAAATTTTCATTTACAAGCCCCACATATCAACTGATATTATTATCAGCACAAATGCTGCTCTTTTTACAGAATAAGCTGTTCTTTTGTTGCTTCATCTGCAAGTTACATCTTCTGCTAAGGCCTGTAATTACGAGATACTTAGCTGTGCTATTTTAGCCACAAGCACCTGGTTAATCTTTATGTATGACTCATGGGTCCAACCTGCTATATGAGGCGTCAGAATAACATTGGAGGCAGAAGCAAGGTAGTCGAAGTGCTGCTTTTGGTCCGGAGAAAGTGTCTTTAGCTTTTCGTTTTCGAGTACATCCAGTCCTGCTCCTTTTACCTTGCCTTCTTTCAGCGAACTAACCAATGCCCCCTGATCTACCACTTCACCGCGTGCCGTGTTTAAAAACCATATCTTTTTGCTGAAAGCTTTAAAAAATGCTTCGTCAGCGAATCGGTGATTGTCTGCTGTATAAGGTATATGCAGACTAACGATGTCTGCCTCAGCCTGTATGTCTTCCAGACTTGCACTCTCAACCAAATCGTTGATTTTATCCGGGCAGTAACGATCATAAGCCAGGAGGCGGCAACCAAACCCACTCAATACTTTTGCCAGGCTTTGGCCCATGTTACCATACCCGATAATACCCACCGTTTTACCACTGATCTCCTCTCCCCTGTTTTCTTCCCGCAGCCAGATCCGCTGCTTTACTTCCTGATGGCTGGTAGAAATGTGGCGCATCAGGGATAGCAGCATACCCAGCGTATGCTCTCCCACCGCCTGGCTATTGCCCTCATTGGCTCCAATAAGCGCGATACCCCGTTCCTGTAGTGCCGCTGCATCTATATTATCTACACCAGCACCTGCCCTTGCCACAAACTTTAGTTGTTCGGCTAAACCCAGTGTTTCGGCAGTTATACGCATTTTGCTGCGTACAATAAGGCCATCAAAACCTTGTAGCGCCTCCCGTACTTCTCCTGGCAGTATATTGGGCCTGTAGTCAGGTTCTATTCCGATTTCCTGCAGCATTTCAAATATACTGGGGTGTATTTCGTCAATAATGAGGCAACGTGCGATCTGGTTTGTCATACATCAGGGTTTTATAGTGCCGCAAAAGTAGAGCTTGCGCAGCACTAAGACAAACTGCAAAAATAAAGGTATCTGTTTTAGCTGATTCCGAAACAGTTCAAACCTGCTCACACTCATGCTGATCTTCTGCCACAAGGCTCAGGATCAATGCTAAAGATTATACAGCATGTGCGCTACAGCAAAATAAATTCCCAGCCCAAGCAGGTCGTTGGCTGTTGTAATAAAAGGTCCGGCAGCTACGGCAGGGTTCACCCCGAATTTATCCAGCACCATGGGCGTTAGGGTGCCCATAAGCGAAGCCAGCATCACAACAGAAAACAGGGCCACTGACACCACCATAGAAAGCGTAATATCGCGCCGAAAGAGGTACGACAGGCTAAACACCAGCACCGAAATAATAATGGCATTCAGCAGGGCTACCATCAGCACCTTAAACATACGCTGGCCAAAGTTTTCGAAAATTACCGCATTGGAGGTAAGGGTCTGGATAATGATGGATGAAGATTGGATGCCAACGTTTCCGCCAGTTGCAGTAATTAAGGGTACAAACAGCGCCACAGCAGGCAGCATGGCAATATCGGCCTCGAAAAAGCCCATAAACTGGGCAGCAAGTAAACCGCCCACCATCCCGATAATCAGCCAGGG contains these protein-coding regions:
- a CDS encoding NAD(P)-dependent oxidoreductase, which encodes MTNQIARCLIIDEIHPSIFEMLQEIGIEPDYRPNILPGEVREALQGFDGLIVRSKMRITAETLGLAEQLKFVARAGAGVDNIDAAALQERGIALIGANEGNSQAVGEHTLGMLLSLMRHISTSHQEVKQRIWLREENRGEEISGKTVGIIGYGNMGQSLAKVLSGFGCRLLAYDRYCPDKINDLVESASLEDIQAEADIVSLHIPYTADNHRFADEAFFKAFSKKIWFLNTARGEVVDQGALVSSLKEGKVKGAGLDVLENEKLKTLSPDQKQHFDYLASASNVILTPHIAGWTHESYIKINQVLVAKIAQLSIS